A stretch of DNA from Thiothrix subterranea:
TATTTGTATAAATTAGCGCATGTATTTGTGTATGTATCATTGTTTGAAGGGTTCGGTATGCCGATTCTGGAGGCTCTGTCAGTTGGAACGCCGGTGATTACTTCAAATCGTGGAGCGATGCAGGAAGCAGCAGGTGGCTTAGCACGTTTGGTGACGCCAGAAAACACTGAGGAAATAAGGTTAGCACTTGCAGAATACATAACTTTTACTAATATACTAGATGATTCGGGAATGGCGAGCGTTGCGCCTCAACATCGAGTGACGTGGGCGGCGCGTAAGGAAGACATGATCAATATTTTACAATGCATGAGTATTTGATATTTATATGACTCCAACAAAATTAACAGTTGCATCGTTACGTAAGGTTTCCTTGCTGGAAGGGTTGGATGACGTTGCTTTAGGTATTATTCTTAAACAACTCACGGTTCGTCGCTATGAAAAGCGCGATATTATTTTGCAAAAAGGGGCAACAGATGGGGAGTTGCTATTTCTGTTAGCGGGTCAGTTACACGTGGTAGATTATACTTTACAGGGAAAGGAAGTTTTTTTGCACGTTATTCAGCCAGGTGATTATTTTGGCGAATTGTCTGTGATTGATGGTGCCCCACGTTCTGCTTCTATTGTCGCAATCAAAGAATCTGTGGTTGCTTTTCTATCTAAGCGACATGCATTGAACCTTTTTTATAATTATCCGTCTGTAATTGAGCGCTTGTTGATCAGGTTCGCGCAAGTTATTCGACAGGCATCTGGTCGTCAGATGCTGCTTAGCATTCCCTCTGCGCACGCGAGGGTCTATGTGATGCTGGCGAGGATGGTGCGTTCCCCTGATCTTCACGCGGAAACCAGTACAGTGACATTGGAAAATGTGCCGACACAACAGGAGATTGCAGGGATGGTGAATACAACGCGCGAAACGGTATCAAGAGCGATGCAAACGCTTGTAAAAGAGGGTATAATAAAGAGGGATAAAAGAAAAATAGTGGTTTTGCAACCTGAAGTACTAGAAGAACGAGCGATGCATGGCGAAGGATCGTTAGTCAAGGAAACAGAGGAATAGTTAGGGCTTCATTGGGAGATCAATATATGAAATACATATCAGCGCTCGTAGGGGCGGTCACAGTTATAGGAGCAATCTTTATTGCTCAAGTAAGTGCCGACGAGTCTATGAATGTTTCATCACGTGCTTCAGTCGGTAAAGTAGTGTTTTTAGTGGGGCAAGCAGAATTACAGACGGATGACGGCATTGTTATGCCTGTTTCTAAAGGGATGGACATCCATGAAGGTAGCCGATTGACTGTTCATGACAGAAGTCAAGTTGGTTTGAGCATGATTGACGGCGCCACTGAACAAATTCGCGCTAACAGTGTGTTTGACATCGAAAAGTATTATTTTGACCCGGCAAATCCGTCTGCCAGCGAAATTCGTTTGGAGTTAGTCGATGGCGAAGTAGTTAGCAAGACAGGCAAAGGTGGGCAGGCAGCGAAGCACCGTTATCGTCTCAATACGCCGATTGCTGCTATTGGTATTCGTGGGACTGAATTTACTGTAAAAACCAGTGATCTGCAAACCCATGTTAGCTTGAGTTCTGGCGAGATTGTGATGTCTAGTTTTAACGCTAGTTGTCAACGCTTAGCGTTTGGACCCTGTGGAGGAGACAGCGCGGAATCTCTATCCGAGTCACAGCGTGGTTTGGCGTTAGTATTGAAGGCGGGTCAATTCAGGCCAGCTTTTGTCCCTGTTGCACAACCTAGTCGCATCAAGTCTTCTCAGTCTGAGGCAGACGATGCTGATGAAGGGAGTGACACCAAAACGGCAAGCGACACCAAAACGGCAAGCGACACCAAAACGGCAAGCGACACCAAAACGGCAAGCGACACCAAAACGGCAAGCGACACCAAAACGGCAAGCGACACCAAAACGGCAAGCGACACCAAAACGGCAAGCGACACCAAAACGGCAAGCGACACCAAAACGGCAAGCGACACCAAAACGGCAAGCGACACCAAAACGGCAAGCGACACCAAAACGGCAAGCGACACCAAAACGGCAAGCGACACCAAAACGGCAAGCGACACCAAAACGGCAAGCGACACCTCCACTACCAAAACACCTCCAGTGGTAAGCAGTTTTGAGAAGGTGACGCAGGTAATTACTGAAGCCAAACCAACCGTATTAGAAAATGTGAATGCTGCAATTTCAGGTGGTACTGTTGAGGCGCTAGTTGATGCAGCCAAGGCTGAGCAGTTATCTAAAGCAGTAGAATTGGCACAATTCGTTGTCCCTGTGGAGCAGCCGCAGTCCGTATCAGGCCCAACAGAATCCGTTATTAATGTTGATGGTGATACTGTTGCACCTATACAGCCACCACCAGTATCAGGTCCGGTAGAGTCTGTTATTGATGTGGGTGGTGATACGGTGGCGCCTAAGATACCTCCTGTAGCCACACAGCCACCCGTTAGCACAGTGCCTGTGGTTAAAATAGGGCGTTGGAATCCGGCATCTGGTGTTGGCGCGGTTCCTTTAAGTGAACAAGTTAATCAGGAATATGCGTTGATTACTTCAAATGCGTATTACGCAGTAACTCGTTTGAAAAATTATACTAATCAATTACCTGTAAAGCCTGCCAGTTATGCTTTCAAACCGGTTGGCTCTGAAGCATTTGTGCGAGAAGGTACGCAATACACCGCCGCAACCGTGAGCGATGCGAAATTGCGGATTAATGTAGAGAACAGTGATTCAGCGGTGTTTGCAACCGAGTTTAAAGTGTCATCCGATGTTTATAATGATGTTATATCAGCTACGGGTACTGTGTCTAAAGATGGGATTTTAACCGATGATCGTAAGGACAGATTTACAGTGATCCGTGGTGCAGTTGCTGGAGATGATACAACACTTCACAGTGCAGCGTATGGTTTCTATAAATCCATTGACACAAACAAGGATACGTTTGGTGGTATTACTTGGGAAATCGAACAATGATGATGGCTGAGCGTTTGTAAGTGCGAGGTTGGTTGCCTCACTTAAGTCGGCTGGCATCGTTAGGTGTTGGTGTATTGGTTCTGTTATTAGTGTCTGTCTGGAATCCCAGCGGTTTATACAGTAGTGCACAGACGCGTTTGTGGAATGCTTATCAACAATGGGGAACTGCTATTAATAAGCATTCCCCTTATGTAGTGGTAGTTCAGATCGATGCTGAAAGTATTAATGAATTACGCAAGCAGAAAAATGGTGAGGACTGGCCTTGGTCGCGCCAGCGCTATGCGGAATTACTGGAAATTTTATTTAATCAGTATGACGTTGGTGTTGTTGGATTAGATATGTATATGCCTGATGACCGCGATATCAAGGGTAATCAGGCGCTGCTCGCTATTTCTCAGCAGAAACCGGTAGTATTTGCTCAGGCTTTTGATTTAGAAAATCTCCCGGAAGATGCTTTTTTCAGTGGTCATTTAAGTACTGGGTTAGCGATGACCGAGCCAGCACTTAGTCAAGTGTTCCCCGTAGCGAACGGTTACATTGGTAACAATGAGTTGTTATCCAGCGCCCGCTGTGTAGGACATATCACTTCGATTAAAAATAACGAAGGAATGATTACACAAGTTAACCCTTTTGTGCGTTGGCAAGACCATCTTTTCCCAATGTTAGCGTTGGAGATGCTGCGTTGTTATTCAAACGCGGATAAGCCCTATGATTTCTCATTTACCGAACATGCTAATGGTTGGCAACTTGAATTGCGTCATTTATTAGGTGAAGGCTCCACTTCGCCGCTTGTGGTCGATAATGAGGGTAAGTGGCGCATACCGTATTTAATTCATAAAGATTATATTATCAGTATACCTGCTATTGATGTGTTACGCGGTGAGGTTGATTCAGAGTATATCAGTCGTTTAAAAAATGGCATGGTTTTTCTTGCAGGTACAGCACCAGGGTTAGGTGATCAGCAAGCGACTCCGCTACACAATAATGTTCCTGGTGTTAGTGTACATGTGCAGCTTTTAGATTGGTTATTGTCTAATAAAAGTAATTCGCCAAGTTTTTCTCTGGATAAAGGCTCGTGGCTTTTAGGCTTTGTAGGACTGGTTATACTGTATGCCATGTTGATGGGTGGGATCAGTGCTAGTGTAGTTGTGACTGTTACCGTATTAATGATTGTTGGGTGGTTGGGTTTTGGGTTTTGGGTATGGCTTGATTATCAATGGTTTCTGCCTATTCACCCGGTAATGTTATTTTTATTTTTCTTGGTCTTTCAAATTCCTGTCGAATGGTGGATCGCACAACGTGCTGCTGGGCGTTTGCGGCATGTATTTCAGGATTATTTGCCTGCTGCGTTAGTGGATCATCTGGTGGATGATGGACGCACGGATTTATTGATTCCTAGCCGTCGTAATTTGACAATTCTGTTTGCTGATATTGCCAATTTTACGCAGCGGGCGGAATATTCTACACCGGAAGAAATTGCATCTTTAACTCAACAAATATTGGAATGCTTAACGCTGGTGGTGCATAAGCACGGAGGCACTCTCGATAAATACATGGGAGATGCTGCAATGGTATTTTGGAATGCTCCCTTTAATAATGAAGACCATGCAGACAAAGGCGTGCAAGCTGCTATTGATATGTTAGCAGCCATCAGCGCGTTTAATCAGAATTTAATACAACGTGATTTATTGAAAGGCGAGCCAATGTTGGTGAGAATTGGTGTGCATACTGGCGAGGTCATCGTCGGTGATTTAGGCACACGTTTCCGCCACGCTTATACCGCTATCGGTGATGCAGTGAATGTTGCGGCACGTTTACAAACATTAGCTAGAGAAATCAAAGAACCACTGGTAGTCAGTCAACAGACGGTTGAGTGCCTACACGAGGAGTACCCGTTGGTGAGTCGTGGGGCTATTGCCTTGAAAGGTCGAGAAAATCGCGTCGCTATTTACACTTTAAAACCATCTGAATAGCAGGGAGTTAGCTTGATGCAATGGGTTCGTTTTGAATATCGTTATAGTGTTGCGATAAGTTTAGGGTTGTTATTAACGTGCGGTTTGCCAAAATTTGTTATTGCTGAGCCGGTTCAAACGATTGATGTGGAATACTGGTTGGATCGTGCGGCTCAAGCATGTCAAGCAGGTGATCAAGCAACGTTAGATACGGTGAGTGATCAATTAAGGGGGTTAATGAATGAATCCTCCGTATTGGAAGTTTCTTTACAACGTTATATTCAACAATGGCTAGTCTTATTTCAGCACGGTGTTTGCTTACCTGAGCAGTTGCAACAACGTAGCTCCGCACCAGATGAATCGCTTAAAGGACAAATAACCTTGTCCACATCCATAGGCTATTTGGATAATGTGAATCTGGGCACACGCCATGAAAACTTGAGTATCAACAATCCTTTTGGTGATGGAAAAGTTAATTTGCAAGTCGACGAACGCAGTCGCCCGCTGTCGTCTTCTTTTGTGAATGTTAGGGGGACTTATCAGGTGATGAATGCCCACGGTGGCACTGATTATGCAGCGGCATTGCAACAAGTCTACCCCGATGAGCCGGATTATAATATGACGGGGTTAGCTGCTGGTCGTCAATGGCAAGCGGATGAATCGGCTAAAGAGGCTCATTTTTCGCTGGTCTCTGACCCTGATGGTAATACGCGAGCGAGTCTTGGCGGGGTTTACCACCAAGTATTGTCAATAGAAAATACCGATGTTGTGCGGAATACTCGTGCAAGTATTGGGGCGCGTTATGACGTTTACCCGCAACAAGCCGAGCAAAATGCTGTTTTTGTGGATGCTGGAATTAAACGCCAACAATTATTACCCGAAGGTGGGCAGCTCTCGACGGGTATAATTCTCAATTATGATCACGCGCTAGGGAGTCGACCCGGCGGTAGTCGGGTTGGCTTGGATCTGTCCGGAAGTTGGAATGGTGAAAGTATGGCGGGTTGGTCACCTAGCCTAGGGGCAACCCTGTCTTATAAGCGTGACGATGATGCCTATAATCGGGCGTTGTTCAGTGAGGGGGTACGTAATCAAACCCAAGCGCGTTTGGAACTTGGTTTAAGTAAAAAAATAACGAATAGTAACCGTATTGCCGTCAAGTACACCCTAGACAAATCACAAGACCGTGAAATCCCCCTGTTTGATCTCCCCCTCGGCAATACGCTCGGCATCACGTTTGAACATCACCTCGATTAATGACAATTTAGTCATAATCCTCTTTTCCCCTTCTTGTTTATTA
This window harbors:
- a CDS encoding adenylate/guanylate cyclase domain-containing protein, translated to MRGWLPHLSRLASLGVGVLVLLLVSVWNPSGLYSSAQTRLWNAYQQWGTAINKHSPYVVVVQIDAESINELRKQKNGEDWPWSRQRYAELLEILFNQYDVGVVGLDMYMPDDRDIKGNQALLAISQQKPVVFAQAFDLENLPEDAFFSGHLSTGLAMTEPALSQVFPVANGYIGNNELLSSARCVGHITSIKNNEGMITQVNPFVRWQDHLFPMLALEMLRCYSNADKPYDFSFTEHANGWQLELRHLLGEGSTSPLVVDNEGKWRIPYLIHKDYIISIPAIDVLRGEVDSEYISRLKNGMVFLAGTAPGLGDQQATPLHNNVPGVSVHVQLLDWLLSNKSNSPSFSLDKGSWLLGFVGLVILYAMLMGGISASVVVTVTVLMIVGWLGFGFWVWLDYQWFLPIHPVMLFLFFLVFQIPVEWWIAQRAAGRLRHVFQDYLPAALVDHLVDDGRTDLLIPSRRNLTILFADIANFTQRAEYSTPEEIASLTQQILECLTLVVHKHGGTLDKYMGDAAMVFWNAPFNNEDHADKGVQAAIDMLAAISAFNQNLIQRDLLKGEPMLVRIGVHTGEVIVGDLGTRFRHAYTAIGDAVNVAARLQTLAREIKEPLVVSQQTVECLHEEYPLVSRGAIALKGRENRVAIYTLKPSE
- a CDS encoding Crp/Fnr family transcriptional regulator; protein product: MTPTKLTVASLRKVSLLEGLDDVALGIILKQLTVRRYEKRDIILQKGATDGELLFLLAGQLHVVDYTLQGKEVFLHVIQPGDYFGELSVIDGAPRSASIVAIKESVVAFLSKRHALNLFYNYPSVIERLLIRFAQVIRQASGRQMLLSIPSAHARVYVMLARMVRSPDLHAETSTVTLENVPTQQEIAGMVNTTRETVSRAMQTLVKEGIIKRDKRKIVVLQPEVLEERAMHGEGSLVKETEE
- a CDS encoding FecR family protein, which codes for MKYISALVGAVTVIGAIFIAQVSADESMNVSSRASVGKVVFLVGQAELQTDDGIVMPVSKGMDIHEGSRLTVHDRSQVGLSMIDGATEQIRANSVFDIEKYYFDPANPSASEIRLELVDGEVVSKTGKGGQAAKHRYRLNTPIAAIGIRGTEFTVKTSDLQTHVSLSSGEIVMSSFNASCQRLAFGPCGGDSAESLSESQRGLALVLKAGQFRPAFVPVAQPSRIKSSQSEADDADEGSDTKTASDTKTASDTKTASDTKTASDTKTASDTKTASDTKTASDTKTASDTKTASDTKTASDTKTASDTKTASDTKTASDTKTASDTKTASDTKTASDTSTTKTPPVVSSFEKVTQVITEAKPTVLENVNAAISGGTVEALVDAAKAEQLSKAVELAQFVVPVEQPQSVSGPTESVINVDGDTVAPIQPPPVSGPVESVIDVGGDTVAPKIPPVATQPPVSTVPVVKIGRWNPASGVGAVPLSEQVNQEYALITSNAYYAVTRLKNYTNQLPVKPASYAFKPVGSEAFVREGTQYTAATVSDAKLRINVENSDSAVFATEFKVSSDVYNDVISATGTVSKDGILTDDRKDRFTVIRGAVAGDDTTLHSAAYGFYKSIDTNKDTFGGITWEIEQ